The sequence TTAcacattcattttttaaataacttgtgttgattataaaatattgacaaagataatttatatttataagtattttgtccttttttttttttgtttttgtttgttttttttttattttattattatttttttttttatctatcatattaatttataatttttttttaatattttaaataatagtggAATTGAGATCGAAAAATTCGGCGGAAGATCGgttgattgaatttatatattttttttaatttttctaatgtacaaattgattttctttataattatttatcattgcaaattaaaaaacaactttGAATAGATTATAATTCCATAAAATGACTTTGAaagcattaaaatttattaacttatagATAGCGTTTTTTTagtgattaatatattaaaaaatttatatttaaatcatgataaataattaatttaaataagtagtgtcaataataagtatattataaaatacattaattcaaattcaaaatagtaattgaataataaaaactttaaataatttcaaccGATCAGACGCCACGACAGatattttttctgtcaatatttacattcattcaactaaaattttcataaaaattatccatatcttattaaatatacttatgaATAGTCGAATAAagaattattacaaaatttttatgtacaagAATATGGATAAATGAATAGTGAGcgattattagtattattagctatttttttttgtttatatatatatatatatatatatatatatataaactcacTTCTCACATccaacgataaaatatttcttattagTTATTTCCTTTTTCCTTTGATCTATAAATCCTGAATATTTAATCAggtatattataatttattttgaaatagaaACAAAGTGAAATGGTATACATATTATTCATTGGAAGACATCacataaaagaaaagtttttaaagtttcttatgataataatattattattgattttaaaatattttcattatgacCGCTGAccaagaatataaaatttgactaaatgaataactaaattacttgtgaaaaaaacaagttttttaaatagaaaaaaaacttaccaaTAATGAGCAAACATCTGaccaataaacaaataattgaagctacaattaatataattaatgtctTCCAAACTCtgtcttttatgttaattggTAGAATTTAATCTGCAATACCTTTTCACGAGCTTCAAATGGTTTAATTGCACAATTTTGTAACCTTTAGTTACTTAATGTCATTGTCatcattatcaatttcttcaggataattttataaatgataattataatgtactaaagtttttaataaactataatttttttcatgttgtATTATATTCTGTTGCTGGGCGTATCATTGTTGACatctgtaaaataataataaaaaaaaaaaaaaaacgtttaaatatatatttttataaaattttaaaaaataaaaaaataaataatttaccgaTGGTGATcttgatgacgatgatgataatTGCTCATAGTCATCTGgttcaatataaatttcagcTCCAgtgaaaatgtattttcccGGCGAAACTTGATAATATGTATTTTCTGGTAGTCGGCTGGCTAAACTTTCTTTGACTTCAGGCTGCCAGCAGTGTCTTTGCAAGTTATGTCTCTTTGAGTCTCCCTGTTCGATTGTACTTTTATCGTCGGAACTGTCAACGCTATTACAACTATCACCTAATCCTGAATCAATTGCAGAATCAATTGAAATATGTCGggactttccatttgatttatCAGAATCTAATAATTCTTCGGAATCATTTGAAGAATCAACATCTACAGGTGTATTAGAATTATTAGATTGAGTTAAATCATCTAAAGTggatattgaattttttagtgttGAATCATCTATTATTCTTGGTACTACATGACACTCTTCAAGATTATAAATATGACCATTATTTTCAGAAGTTGATTCTACTGAAATAACTCGATTATATCGTGATgttgtataattaatatcttGAGAATCATCTAAAGATCTTGATATTGATCCAGAAGATCCTGAAGATCCAGAAGATGATGGTGGTGAGGCTCTTACTTccaaatttattcttttaggACTACTTTCTAAACTGGAATCGCCTAATGGCCTTTTGGGACTTTCGCCAAGTAATGCAAAACTTTCTTCAGTAGCTTCCATATGACCCGCGTGAAATGGTGATATACAAATATCTGTATTTTCTAGTCTCTTCGGAGTGGTATTTGAATTAATCATTAAACTGTCTTGACTTTCTGTCGACACATTGTGATGATATGTCTTTAAAACAACCTCTGTACTATCTTGTGACAATTCTTGATTAATTGTTGAATCTTGACTACGTTCCCATGAATCATCGGTAATAAATCTTGGTGGTAATAAATGAGGTGTTTCttctaaaatatcttttttccaACATATTTCACTAAACTCTTCACCAATTAAATGACATAActgatttattataatatctcCATCTCCAAGAAGTTCaatgtcaaattttaaatgtggTAAAGATTCACGATTTATTAGGATTTGTGGAACGTATGACGGAATAGAGGACGGAATTAATGCAACTGGTCTAACTTTTAAAGATGATccaattacaattaaaagatCGCATTCATCTTTATCATTAGCAATTGCATCGTGAAAAGCATCCGGTAAACCTTCaccaaaaaatacaatatCTGGTTTCATTATTCCTTGAGAGACAAAATTAGCATAATTATCATTTGTGTTGGTACTTGAAAGTGATGGTAAAGAATTAGTATAACACTTTGGACATAATGGAATTCTTTGGGCAAAAATATCTTCTCTGATATCTTCAGCAGTAACTTGATATTTGCATTTAGTACACGAGGCTGTAGCAAAAGATCCATGACATTCAATAACATTTTCAATTCCAGCAACTTGTTCCAATGTATCaatattttgtgaataatttcttaataatttattttttttatcaagcatttttataaatctatgACATGGACTTGGTTTAAATTGTCCTGGATATATTTCACGggcaaatttgaaaaatggtcGTGGATCTtgaccaaaataattaatatcaaacaTTGCTTGTGGATCTGGTAAATCGGGAAAATCCTGAGCAAGTCTTGAATAAATTCCATCTCTACTTCGAAAATCTGGAATTCCACAACTCACGCTCACACCAGCACCAgttaatacaattatttttttactatttttaattaatcttacAACATCTGCTAATGTATTAATATGCTCAAGTTTATGTCTTCTTGGTGGATCTgacataatatttaatacaagtTTCCATAATGTAATATCATCAACTTGTTCTGGAATTTGTGTAGGATCCATTAATAAATGCTGAAGTAATTCACGTGGATTAGCCCCAGTAATCATTTGTTTTTGCACCCATGAAGATGCATTTCGCCATAAATGACCCGAGTCTTCAGAGAGTTCAGATAATCCAGACAAATCTGACAAATTCGAAACAGTTGATGATACTTCATCTTTTTCATCTGCTGTATCGagtctaaaattttaattgattatccattaataaataaataaattttttttaaaaattaacagatataaaatatatttaaacatacgGGCATCCAGTATCGTCACTCGTCGAATCGGTCCTAGACGGTGTTGACGATAAGTGCATTAAATCTGGGGTGGTAGACATTGATTTTGATCCGTCACTCAACTCAGTAAATCCACTATCTCCACTAAGTGgttctaaattattaaaaaaaaataatttcaagtgttaaaaattttataaaaaaaaaataaaaatattttttacataaacttTTTCTTATTATCCATTTCACatataattcaatataatcaattaattaattatgatataaCATAAAACCGTGTGACAGTGAAATTCGCGCTTTAATAAATGTCAtaacaagtattttttttttttttctttttttttaaatattttatctttcgAAATTTAGCGACATCTAGAAGAGTCAAGACAAACGTAAATTGACTTTCTCTGCTACTGACCCTTATAATTCCcgcgttaaaattttcaactagatataatttaataaaaagtccatttttatatcaatataatttaataaataaataaaaaaaaaaatatagttaagaATATTTTAGGTATAAATGGAGACAAAACTACaaggataattattaaatgatgttaaaattacgacGCATTAAGTGAGCAACAATGGCGGTTTTCCCCTCTTTTAGAGAGATCCTAAAGGAAAGACGCGTCACGTAATGGGCGTATACCGTTTTTGACGCCatcttgaaatattaataattattaataaaaataatgtacaataattaataaataccttCTAAATCACTACTAGACGATTGACGAGGTTGTTTTGATTCGGAAAAATCAAGATCTAAGGGCTCAGAAACTCTGTAAACTTGACCCTCGATTTTCCGACGCTTCACCGAGGACGAATATTCTGGCAGCTCCGAACCAGACGCCATTTTCGACAGCAATGCAATTTAGAACTTGTAGTTCTAATGACGGCCGCTCGTCGGCTTGTCTCTCCAAGAAGTCGCCGACAGCAGCCGACAGGGCCGAGAGGGCCGAGAGTTACCCCACTCTGCATATTTATCTACCAATCAAATTCTCCCGCTATTTCTCCCCTTAATCCTTAATCTCAATATTCTCATTCTCAATTCTCAATATACCATCTAATCACTCACTACATCTGTTGGATCTATCGTAGGTACATTTGATGttgtcattttattaattttaataccatCAGTATGAATAATACTCAACAAATGTTGCTtgcaatcaattaaatattttaacatattttattgttatttatttaaattatttttatgaaaaaaaaaaaaaaaaatttcacgtcaaaaaataataaaaattttttatataatatttgaaagtaaattgattaaaattgtataagactttttcaataattatatatttaacagcaattaaacttataataatattctGTTTGTAATattgaagtaaatttttaataaagctgccaaaaaaaaaaaaaaaaaacaatgaatatCATAAAGTTGGTACACTATACTACATATATTCtatctcatttttatttaacttacagGATCTGAATAATATGTAAGAGCAAGATGTTAAATGTTGTaggtactattttaaatttagtacaTAATTGATCCTTGTGGTGGCGCCACGTGCATCCGACAAACTTTTCGGAGAGAACAGAGAAAAGGCCTTTTCAAGTTAACAATCATCCGGACAAGATGGtatgtattttaaatctattaaatatttaacaatcaccgtttttaattaataattattgaattaaaaatttttaaaaattatctgatttccgtaatatatttatcaggTCTATTAAGTGTTATGattactgattaaaaaatagtgttaATCGGTGGCTTATAGGTTATGAGCATGGATTATTGCTGTTGTCAATAATGATTACAGTCATtgcaaaaaatgatattataattatttataaaactttatttttatttaaattcaggCGGAAGGTACTGCTACTATCAGAACAAGAAAATTTGTGACGAACCGGTTATTATGCCGAAAACAAAtggtaaaattttagttaaattttaatttaaagtgtttaaattgttataaaataaatttttatatgatagGTTGTGGATGTACTTCATCCTGGTCAACCGTCAGTACGTAAAACTGACATCAGAGAAAAGCTTGCCAAGATGTACAAAGTTACTCCGGATGTTGTTTTCGTATTTGGATTCCAAACAAGCTTTGGTGGTGGCAGATCAACTGGTTTTGGGTTAATTTACGAAACTCTTGATTTCGCCAAGAAATTCGAGCCCAAACACAGACTCCAAAGGCATGGACtctttgaaaaacaaaaacaaaccAGAAAACAAAGAAAAGAACGTAAGAATAGGATGAAGAAAGTTAGAGGTACCGGAAAGAGCAAGGTTGGAGCTGCATCTAAGAAGgtacgtttattattatttttttaaaatattttttcttattttatctctataaattttatattatatttaagaacTCATCTGTGCAtgttaagtaaaaaatgttCTTATTGGCTTTTTATTGGAATATgctttgttattatttaaattatttttatgtcgttattcaaaattttatttaattattggtggtggacaaaattaatatttgacctggatattatttgtttaggacatgtatacaaaatttatcgttaattttacggcattaaatattataataaatttattttaaagttaaaaggATTCGACACTATTATTGAGGatggttatatttattattagtgcatgtattatcaatttatatatgttttatttacattcTAGGCAAGGAAATAAACGACTAAATACGTATAACGTATCACACCCTTCGAAAGAAGATAGTTTcttgattaaatatatttttaaaatggtcACAGCATGTCATTCATATCATTGGGATCTTCAATTACAGCTGCTGTATTTCATAGCTTTCATCAAATATtcatatcattattttcaatctaaacttttttcatttgtgGTCTATTcaatttactgtaattttaattataattcacgCTTCTTATTTTAATGTATCATCAAATTCGCTTATTGCATGCTTAAGTagtcaaaaatttcatggtGGTggatatcattttaaattattattaatttaaaataaataaataaatagtgcatgaaaacaaaaaattgctatagacaataatataatttttcaaaatttaaactttattcaaaattacaacaattgtatttatttggacaaaaattattttcttttattacagTAATTCTTCAATTCCATCATATGGAGACTTCAATTTATACAAGACCAGcgtgaaaattattataatgtattattatcaattgtaTTGtacaattatgaaaaattcgcgcaataaaaattgaaatccatgataattttgtataattttattcaccaaactttatttttaaatcataaattttttatacttattattttattttatggtaCAAGTACTTCAGCAgattgtgaattttttacaggAGTTATAGTATTTTTCTCGATTGATTTGTCACTTGATGGGTATGTTATAAATTCGGTAGTCGCAACtgtttgagaaatttcaaatgttGTTAGTTTTTCTACTTCATATTCAAGCGGTTTATCATCAGATGACGGAGATTTTGACGTAGCCAtaggattatttaaatttgatgacTCATCATCCCAAGaagtattatcattttttggattCGAGAACCAATTTATTGTTCGATTCCAAAAATCAACAATtcggtttttcaaatttttaaaccaattACGAACGTTATCGACAATTGTTGGTTCTCTTTGCTCatctgtaattaaattaattaattatatttaattaattttattaatgtaaataattaccttcGATAGGATTTGCAGTAGAGTATTCAtcggaaattaataaaaaataaataattaattttatagtcCACAAGTACATTTTGATCTTGTTGCAACGCAAACTCAAAGTATACTGAATATctgataagtttattttttttattttatttttattaaaacggAAATTGCATGCTATGGtcattgttaaaataatttattgaaaagatAAGTTGCTCTGAATTATGTCATGAAACATTTTAATCTTGATGgaaagataaattatattgaaggaaaattttttaaattatagtaataaaaaatacttttataattagacttaattattatttttatttaaaaaaacaaatatatgtttttttcatagtaatttatatacataaatatatacaaaataaaaaaaaaaaaattatagctcaagtcgaaatgaaatttttgtttaagaatatatatatttgtattttaaaagaGTAATCTTAATAATCAGCAGCATTGCTTGCCAAATAATCACGACGACCAATATTTGATGCCTGTTTATTTTGAATAGCTTCCAGTTTGGGACATTCAGTTATTCTGTGACCAAGACCACCACAGTAACTACATCCTCTTTCATCTCCAAGATTAAggtatttttcattttcagaaCAAAGCTCAAGTAGAAATGGTGGTACTTTTTGTTTAGCTTCCATCAACAAATGTTTAAGATCAAGCAAAACAGACTCatcat comes from Microplitis demolitor isolate Queensland-Clemson2020A chromosome 8, iyMicDemo2.1a, whole genome shotgun sequence and encodes:
- the LOC103575989 gene encoding 40S ribosomal protein S24, whose protein sequence is MAEGTATIRTRKFVTNRLLCRKQMVVDVLHPGQPSVRKTDIREKLAKMYKVTPDVVFVFGFQTSFGGGRSTGFGLIYETLDFAKKFEPKHRLQRHGLFEKQKQTRKQRKERKNRMKKVRGTGKSKVGAASKK
- the LOC103576244 gene encoding uncharacterized protein LOC103576244, which produces MYLWTIKLIIYFLLISDEYSTANPIEDEQREPTIVDNVRNWFKNLKNRIVDFWNRTINWFSNPKNDNTSWDDESSNLNNPMATSKSPSSDDKPLEYEVEKLTTFEISQTVATTEFITYPSSDKSIEKNTITPVKNSQSAEVLVP
- the LOC103575980 gene encoding NAD-dependent histone deacetylase sirtuin-1, whose product is MASGSELPEYSSSVKRRKIEGQVYRVSEPLDLDFSESKQPRQSSSSDLEEPLSGDSGFTELSDGSKSMSTTPDLMHLSSTPSRTDSTSDDTGCPLDTADEKDEVSSTVSNLSDLSGLSELSEDSGHLWRNASSWVQKQMITGANPRELLQHLLMDPTQIPEQVDDITLWKLVLNIMSDPPRRHKLEHINTLADVVRLIKNSKKIIVLTGAGVSVSCGIPDFRSRDGIYSRLAQDFPDLPDPQAMFDINYFGQDPRPFFKFAREIYPGQFKPSPCHRFIKMLDKKNKLLRNYSQNIDTLEQVAGIENVIECHGSFATASCTKCKYQVTAEDIREDIFAQRIPLCPKCYTNSLPSLSSTNTNDNYANFVSQGIMKPDIVFFGEGLPDAFHDAIANDKDECDLLIVIGSSLKVRPVALIPSSIPSYVPQILINRESLPHLKFDIELLGDGDIIINQLCHLIGEEFSEICWKKDILEETPHLLPPRFITDDSWERSQDSTINQELSQDSTEVVLKTYHHNVSTESQDSLMINSNTTPKRLENTDICISPFHAGHMEATEESFALLGESPKRPLGDSSLESSPKRINLEVRASPPSSSGSSGSSGSISRSLDDSQDINYTTSRYNRVISVESTSENNGHIYNLEECHVVPRIIDDSTLKNSISTLDDLTQSNNSNTPVDVDSSNDSEELLDSDKSNGKSRHISIDSAIDSGLGDSCNSVDSSDDKSTIEQGDSKRHNLQRHCWQPEVKESLASRLPENTYYQVSPGKYIFTGAEIYIEPDDYEQLSSSSSRSPSMSTMIRPATEYNTT